The Aerosakkonema funiforme FACHB-1375 genome includes a region encoding these proteins:
- a CDS encoding inositol monophosphatase family protein — MNHTPEKLQTFLEIATEAALAAGAVLQSYLGTLETVEEKGRPGDLLTAADKAAEATILEILDRHFPNHSILAEESGRLGKNKSEYLWAIDPLDGTTNFAHQYPFFATSIALLIDGVPQVGVIYDPFHNELFRAAKGLGATRNRRPIRVSQTSELSKSLLVTGFAYDRRETADNNYAEFCHLTHLTQGVRRSGSASLDLAHVACGRLDGYWERGLSPWDMAAGVVIVQEAGGNVTAYDGSSLQIDSGRILATNGYIHHNLSTELMQVRPLSAWNNAVHSR; from the coding sequence ATGAATCATACCCCCGAAAAACTGCAAACGTTCCTGGAGATTGCCACTGAAGCAGCTTTGGCTGCCGGTGCAGTTTTACAATCTTATTTGGGCACACTAGAAACGGTGGAAGAAAAAGGGCGTCCGGGGGATTTGTTAACGGCAGCAGATAAAGCCGCTGAAGCTACAATCCTAGAAATTTTAGATCGTCATTTTCCCAACCACTCAATTTTGGCAGAAGAATCCGGGCGACTGGGAAAAAACAAAAGTGAATACCTCTGGGCGATCGATCCGCTAGACGGTACTACCAACTTCGCTCACCAGTACCCATTTTTCGCCACCTCAATTGCATTGTTGATTGACGGAGTTCCCCAGGTGGGCGTTATTTACGATCCCTTTCACAACGAACTGTTTCGCGCAGCTAAAGGTTTGGGTGCAACGCGCAACCGGAGGCCCATCCGAGTTTCGCAAACATCGGAGTTGAGCAAGAGTCTGTTAGTGACGGGATTTGCTTACGATCGTCGCGAGACGGCTGACAACAACTACGCCGAGTTTTGCCACCTTACTCATCTTACCCAAGGCGTTCGGCGCAGCGGCTCGGCATCCCTGGATCTAGCTCATGTAGCTTGCGGACGCCTTGATGGATACTGGGAAAGAGGACTTTCTCCTTGGGATATGGCCGCAGGAGTGGTAATCGTCCAGGAAGCCGGTGGCAATGTTACCGCCTACGATGGCAGTTCGTTGCAAATTGATTCAGGCCGGATTTTGGCTACTAACGGTTATATTCATCACAACCTTAGTACCGAACTTATGCAGGTACGTCCTTTATCTGCCTGGAATAATGCCGTACATTCACGCTAG